A segment of the Caldalkalibacillus thermarum genome:
ATGGCTTGCCAACCGCTCCCTGGTTCTGTGCTAAAACCTGTGTGGGCTAAGCTGGCCGCACAGGATATCTATCTCGAAGTTTATACAAACAGAGGGATCGTAACCAAAACCAAGAGCAGGACTGTGCTGGAGTCACAGTGGAAAAACTTCCGCTCTGCACTCCCCTCTCTTACGGCTGATCAGTTTTACACCATGCTTGATCACCATCTGGCCCAGACCACACAGGTCAAAGACCGGGAATTACAGGAGATGTTCACCTCTAAAGAGCTGGAAGTTTATAAACTGTTGCTGTTTTCCTTTGATCAGCAACAATTAAAAGAACTGAGACAGGAGCTTATTGAAATCGAGGGGCTTAACATCACCTCATCAGATCGTTACAACTTAGAACTGACCAGCCTTGAGGCAACTAAAGGGAAAGCCTTAAAAAAGGCAGCCCATCTCTTGCGCATTCCGCTCAGTGAGGTGGTGGCGATCGGAGATAATCTCAACGATGTCTCTATGCTGCAAATCGCGGGATTTAGCGTCGCCATGGGCAATGCCGCAGAAGAGGTCAAACAAATATGCGATTTTATCACACTGACCAATGACCAGCATGGGGTGGCCCATGTGATTGACAGATTACTCGGTGGTCAACTTCCCCGCAGCCGCCGAGCACAACAAAACGCCTAGCGCTGAGCCAGGCGTCGTACCTTCTTTGTTCATAAAGTTGTACGCGAATCTAATGGCGTCTTCAGCCGGCCTTATGTGCCACCAAGCATCAAACCGGGATGGGCGTTAAGATCCATTTGTTCACGGTTCCCTTTGAGATACTCAATGTAACCTGCCGCGGCAATCATCGCCGCATTATCCGTACATAAATAGGCAGGCGGAATCACCAGTGGCAGCCCCTGCTCAGCACAAGCTTGCTTCATCTCTTCCCGCAAACGGCTGTTGCAGGCTACGCCTCCCGCCAGTAACACTTGCTTGGCCCCATAGGCTTGGGCTGCATGGACCGTTTTGGTCACAAGCACCTCCACCAC
Coding sequences within it:
- a CDS encoding Cof-type HAD-IIB family hydrolase; this encodes MKLVAIDLDGTLLNPKGQISEENACALRRAEQEGLQVIIATGRSYPNAKELLAAAGLHPPIISVNGALLHSEAGKLMACQPLPGSVLKPVWAKLAAQDIYLEVYTNRGIVTKTKSRTVLESQWKNFRSALPSLTADQFYTMLDHHLAQTTQVKDRELQEMFTSKELEVYKLLLFSFDQQQLKELRQELIEIEGLNITSSDRYNLELTSLEATKGKALKKAAHLLRIPLSEVVAIGDNLNDVSMLQIAGFSVAMGNAAEEVKQICDFITLTNDQHGVAHVIDRLLGGQLPRSRRAQQNA